One segment of Streptomyces sp. XD-27 DNA contains the following:
- a CDS encoding YafY family protein, translated as MNRTERLYALVEELRAVAPRPRTVGWLAARFEVSRRTVQRDLQALLESGVPVRAEAGRRGGWFIDRRTSLPPVNLTAAEALAVATALAGAEDTTPFSAAGRSAMRKLAAALGESTAEEVRALTGLIHVLPSRTAPGALTAVERAVAEGKVLWIRYVDADGQESEREVEPGGLLAAEGSWYLIGWCRSRRAGRGFRLDRVRAAELTGEPSPARAIAELDRDLAARVRRAETLRSLRA; from the coding sequence ATGAATCGCACCGAACGCCTCTACGCCCTGGTCGAAGAGCTCCGGGCCGTCGCGCCCCGCCCCCGTACCGTCGGCTGGCTCGCGGCCAGGTTCGAGGTGTCCCGGCGCACCGTCCAGCGCGACCTCCAGGCCCTCTTGGAGAGCGGGGTGCCCGTACGGGCCGAGGCCGGGCGGCGGGGCGGTTGGTTCATCGACCGCAGGACCAGCCTGCCGCCGGTCAACCTCACGGCCGCCGAGGCACTCGCCGTGGCCACCGCGCTCGCCGGCGCCGAGGACACCACCCCGTTCTCGGCCGCCGGCCGGAGCGCGATGCGCAAACTCGCCGCCGCTCTCGGCGAGTCCACCGCCGAGGAGGTCCGCGCGCTCACCGGGCTGATCCACGTACTGCCCTCGCGGACCGCGCCCGGCGCGCTGACCGCCGTCGAACGGGCCGTGGCGGAGGGGAAGGTGCTGTGGATCCGGTACGTCGACGCGGACGGCCAGGAGAGCGAACGCGAGGTCGAGCCGGGCGGACTGCTCGCCGCCGAGGGTTCCTGGTACCTGATCGGCTGGTGCCGCAGCCGCCGCGCCGGACGCGGCTTCCGCCTGGACCGCGTCCGCGCCGCCGAGCTCACCGGAGAACCGAGCCCCGCCCGCGCCATCGCCGAACTCGACCGCGACCTGGCGGCCCGCGTCCGCCGTGCGGAGACGCTCCGCTCACTCCGGGCGTGA
- a CDS encoding Ku protein, producing MRAIWNGAISFGLVSIPIKMYPATEDHSVSFRQIHTADGGRIRYRKVCELEDEPVDTQDIGRAYEDADGSLIPISDEDLAALPLPTTHTLEIEAFVPASEIDPLQMGDAYYLGVHGATGAKPYVLLREALKRSDKVAIAKYVHRGRERLGMLRVFGDTITMHRLVWPDEVRDATGLAPKEKVTVKKAELDLADTLMATLGKVELDDLHDEYHEALEELVAAKVSGAAPSVEFGEPRETGQVVDLMAALKDSVRTARKARGEAAEEGAEGEEKAEATVTTLHARKTAKKTPAKRAASAGGGRGGGGAGEKKTASGAKKTATKKTAAKTTAAKKEPAKRKPRTAS from the coding sequence ATGCGAGCCATATGGAATGGGGCTATTTCGTTTGGCCTGGTCAGCATCCCGATCAAGATGTACCCGGCCACGGAGGACCACTCCGTCTCCTTCCGCCAGATCCACACCGCCGACGGCGGCCGGATCCGCTACCGGAAGGTGTGCGAACTGGAGGACGAGCCGGTCGACACCCAGGACATCGGCAGGGCCTACGAGGACGCCGACGGCAGCCTGATCCCGATCTCCGACGAGGACCTGGCGGCGCTGCCGCTGCCGACCACGCACACCCTGGAGATCGAGGCGTTCGTCCCCGCGAGCGAGATCGACCCGCTCCAGATGGGTGACGCCTACTACCTGGGCGTACACGGCGCCACGGGTGCCAAGCCGTACGTCCTGCTGCGCGAGGCGCTCAAGCGCAGCGACAAGGTGGCCATCGCCAAGTACGTCCACCGGGGCCGGGAGCGGCTGGGCATGCTGCGCGTCTTCGGGGACACGATCACCATGCACCGCCTGGTCTGGCCGGACGAGGTGCGCGACGCGACCGGCCTGGCGCCGAAGGAGAAGGTGACGGTCAAGAAGGCGGAACTCGACCTGGCCGATACCCTGATGGCGACGCTCGGCAAGGTGGAGCTGGACGACCTGCACGACGAGTACCACGAGGCCCTGGAGGAACTGGTCGCGGCCAAGGTGTCCGGGGCGGCCCCGTCGGTGGAGTTCGGTGAGCCGCGCGAGACGGGCCAGGTCGTGGACCTCATGGCGGCGCTGAAGGACAGCGTGCGGACGGCCAGGAAGGCGCGCGGCGAAGCGGCCGAGGAGGGCGCGGAAGGCGAGGAGAAGGCCGAGGCGACGGTCACCACGCTGCACGCCCGCAAGACGGCGAAGAAGACCCCGGCCAAGCGCGCGGCGTCGGCCGGGGGCGGCCGCGGGGGCGGCGGGGCGGGCGAGAAGAAGACGGCGTCCGGCGCGAAGAAGACCGCGACCAAGAAGACCGCGGCCAAGACGACGGCGGCGAAGAAGGAACCCGCCAAGCGGAAGCCCAGGACGGCGTCCTGA
- the glpK gene encoding glycerol kinase GlpK — protein MPDFVGAVDQGTTSTRFMIFDHDGSEVARHQLEHRQILPRSGWVEHDPVEIWERTNTVMQNAMRDCDLSAADLAAIGITNQRETTVVWDPRTGRPYHNAIVWQDTRTDRIAAALERDGYGDVIRRKTGLPPATYFSGGKIQWLLENVDGLREAAERGHALFGNTDAWVLWNLTGGPDGGVHATDVTNASRTMLMDLETLDWDDELLGLFGIPHAMLPAIHPSAHPDAFGQARTSRPLRAAIPIAGVLGDQQAATVGQVCFAPGEAKNTYGTGNFLVLNTGTELVRSRYGLLTTVAYQFDGSPAVYALEGSIAVTGAAVQWLRDQLKIINDAAESERLAGSVEDNGGMYFVPAFSGLFAPYWRSDARGAIVGLARYNTGAHLARATLEAICYQSRDVVEAMERDSGVHLDVLKVDGGVTANDLCMQIQADVLGVPVSRPVVPETTALGAAYAAGLATGFWQDTDELRSHWQESKRWQPQWSEERRAEGYEGWKRAVERSLDWVKVT, from the coding sequence ATGCCCGACTTCGTCGGCGCGGTGGACCAGGGCACCACCAGCACCCGGTTCATGATCTTCGACCACGACGGCAGCGAGGTCGCCCGGCACCAGCTCGAACACCGCCAGATCCTGCCCCGCTCCGGCTGGGTCGAGCACGATCCGGTGGAGATCTGGGAGCGCACGAACACGGTGATGCAGAACGCCATGCGCGACTGCGACCTGTCCGCCGCCGACCTGGCGGCGATCGGCATCACCAACCAGCGGGAGACGACCGTCGTCTGGGACCCCAGGACCGGCCGCCCGTACCACAACGCCATCGTCTGGCAGGACACCCGCACCGACCGCATCGCCGCCGCCCTCGAACGCGACGGGTACGGGGACGTCATCCGCCGCAAGACCGGGCTGCCGCCCGCCACCTACTTCTCCGGCGGCAAGATCCAGTGGCTGCTGGAGAACGTGGACGGCCTCCGCGAGGCCGCCGAGCGCGGCCACGCGCTCTTCGGCAACACCGACGCGTGGGTGCTGTGGAACCTCACCGGTGGCCCGGACGGCGGCGTGCACGCCACGGACGTGACGAACGCCAGCCGCACCATGCTGATGGACCTGGAGACCCTGGACTGGGACGACGAACTGCTCGGCCTCTTCGGGATCCCGCACGCGATGCTGCCCGCCATCCACCCGTCCGCCCACCCCGACGCCTTCGGCCAGGCCCGCACCTCCCGGCCGCTGCGCGCCGCCATCCCCATCGCGGGCGTCCTGGGCGACCAGCAGGCGGCGACCGTCGGACAGGTCTGCTTCGCCCCCGGCGAGGCGAAGAACACCTACGGCACCGGGAACTTCCTCGTCCTCAACACCGGCACCGAGCTGGTCCGTTCCCGGTACGGGCTGCTGACGACCGTGGCGTACCAGTTCGACGGCAGTCCCGCCGTCTACGCCCTGGAGGGCTCCATCGCCGTCACCGGCGCCGCCGTGCAGTGGCTCAGGGACCAGCTGAAGATCATCAACGACGCGGCGGAGAGCGAGCGGCTGGCCGGTTCGGTCGAGGACAACGGCGGCATGTACTTCGTGCCCGCCTTCTCCGGGCTGTTCGCCCCGTACTGGCGGTCCGACGCCCGTGGCGCGATCGTGGGCCTGGCCCGCTACAACACCGGCGCCCACCTCGCGCGGGCCACCCTGGAGGCGATCTGCTACCAGAGCCGGGACGTGGTGGAGGCCATGGAGCGGGACTCCGGCGTGCACCTGGACGTCCTGAAGGTGGACGGCGGAGTGACGGCCAACGACCTGTGCATGCAGATCCAGGCCGACGTCCTGGGGGTGCCGGTCAGCCGTCCCGTGGTCCCCGAGACCACCGCGCTGGGCGCCGCCTACGCCGCCGGGCTGGCCACCGGATTCTGGCAGGACACCGATGAACTGCGGTCCCACTGGCAGGAGTCGAAGCGGTGGCAGCCGCAGTGGAGCGAGGAGCGGCGTGCGGAGGGGTACGAGGGGTGGAAGCGGGCCGTGGAGCGGAGCCTGGACTGGGTGAAGGTCACCTGA
- a CDS encoding alpha/beta hydrolase, with protein sequence MNTAHSTESTASTESTAPTSPAESTAYAAPAAHSIATTGLDPAELAETRAANDHLERLLDREIPLHVQDDPPAARALRRAGGGGFPAVALLPEAAWRTVTAPSGHRVRLRVLTPPEDRQPGGVFLHFHGGGGVIGSADGQDVRLRDLAHHVGVAVVSVEYRLAPEHPYPAGADDAEQAALWLLDRAGAEFGTERLLIGGESHGARLSVTTLLRLRDRHAVAPADRFLAAQLSFGSYDLALGTPSARRAGDRNLLINRPILTWFREQLLPGLGPAERLDPDISPLHADLGGLPLARFTVGTADPVLDDTLFMAARWRAAGNPVELEIVAEGWHGFTLAPTTVARRELAAQEAFLRRALA encoded by the coding sequence ATGAACACCGCGCACTCCACCGAATCCACCGCGTCCACTGAATCCACCGCACCCACTTCGCCCGCCGAATCCACCGCATACGCCGCACCCGCCGCCCACTCCATCGCCACCACCGGGCTCGACCCCGCCGAGTTGGCCGAGACCCGGGCCGCCAACGACCACCTGGAGCGGCTGCTCGACCGCGAGATCCCGCTGCACGTGCAGGACGACCCTCCGGCAGCCCGGGCCCTGCGTCGGGCGGGCGGTGGCGGGTTCCCGGCTGTCGCGCTGCTTCCGGAGGCCGCCTGGCGTACGGTCACCGCGCCGTCCGGTCACCGCGTGCGGCTGCGGGTCCTCACCCCGCCCGAGGACCGTCAGCCGGGCGGGGTGTTCCTGCACTTCCACGGCGGCGGAGGGGTGATCGGCTCCGCCGACGGGCAGGACGTCCGGCTGCGCGACCTGGCGCACCACGTGGGGGTCGCCGTGGTCAGTGTCGAGTACCGGCTGGCCCCCGAGCACCCCTATCCGGCGGGCGCCGACGACGCCGAGCAGGCCGCCCTGTGGCTGCTGGACCGGGCCGGCGCCGAGTTCGGCACCGAGCGGCTGCTGATCGGCGGGGAGTCGCACGGCGCCCGACTGTCCGTCACCACGCTGCTGCGGTTGCGCGACCGGCACGCGGTCGCGCCGGCCGACAGGTTCCTTGCCGCCCAACTCTCTTTCGGCTCCTACGATTTGGCCTTGGGAACTCCCAGCGCGCGGCGCGCGGGCGACCGCAACCTGCTCATCAACAGGCCGATTCTCACGTGGTTCCGCGAGCAGTTGCTGCCGGGCCTCGGCCCCGCCGAGCGCCTGGATCCGGACATCTCCCCGCTCCATGCCGACCTCGGCGGACTCCCCCTGGCCCGGTTCACCGTCGGCACCGCCGATCCCGTACTCGACGACACCCTGTTCATGGCCGCCCGCTGGCGGGCCGCCGGGAACCCCGTCGAGCTGGAGATCGTCGCGGAGGGGTGGCACGGCTTCACGCTCGCCCCGACCACCGTCGCCCGCCGCGAACTGGCCGCCCAGGAAGCGTTCCTGCGGAGGGCCCTCGCCTAG
- a CDS encoding MIP/aquaporin family protein encodes MADKTRARRSGLVGELAAEFAGTMVLILFGCGVVAQVVAGGALTDGGLGDHDSIAWAWGLGVTLGIYVAARLSGAHINPAVTLALAAFKGFPWRKVAPYAVAQTAGAFVAALLVRWNYTEALAAADPGHTIATQGVFSTLPGNGVLPVSEWGALRDQVIGTAILVLLVFAVTDVANTAPTANLAPFVIGLIVVAIGMAWGADAGYAINPARDFGPRLASFITGYGEAWRDQDGDLYFWVPIVGPLVGGVVGAAFYKAVVSRYLPVPRQQEVGETPRLDES; translated from the coding sequence ATGGCTGACAAGACGCGGGCGCGGCGCTCGGGGCTGGTCGGGGAACTGGCCGCGGAGTTCGCCGGGACGATGGTGCTCATCCTCTTCGGCTGCGGCGTGGTCGCCCAAGTGGTGGCCGGTGGGGCGCTGACCGACGGCGGGCTGGGCGACCACGACAGCATCGCCTGGGCCTGGGGGCTCGGCGTCACTCTCGGAATCTACGTCGCCGCCCGGCTCAGCGGCGCCCACATCAACCCGGCGGTCACCCTCGCCCTCGCGGCGTTCAAGGGGTTCCCCTGGCGCAAGGTGGCGCCCTACGCCGTGGCGCAGACCGCCGGCGCCTTCGTCGCCGCGCTGCTGGTGCGGTGGAACTACACCGAGGCCCTGGCCGCCGCCGACCCGGGGCACACCATCGCCACTCAGGGGGTCTTCTCCACCCTGCCCGGCAACGGGGTGCTGCCCGTCAGCGAGTGGGGCGCCCTGCGCGACCAGGTGATCGGGACCGCGATCCTCGTGCTGCTGGTCTTCGCCGTCACCGACGTGGCCAACACGGCCCCGACCGCCAACCTCGCCCCGTTCGTCATCGGGCTCATCGTCGTGGCGATCGGCATGGCGTGGGGCGCCGACGCCGGGTACGCCATCAACCCCGCCCGCGACTTCGGGCCCCGGCTGGCCAGCTTCATCACCGGGTACGGCGAGGCCTGGCGAGATCAGGACGGCGATCTGTACTTCTGGGTGCCCATCGTCGGCCCGTTGGTCGGCGGAGTCGTCGGCGCCGCGTTCTACAAGGCCGTCGTCAGTCGGTACCTCCCGGTGCCCCGGCAGCAGGAAGTGGGCGAGACGCCCCGCCTCGACGAATCCTGA
- the ligD gene encoding non-homologous end-joining DNA ligase — MSPIAEVEGRRIALRNLDKIIHPATGTTKGELLHYLASTGAVLLPHLRGRPLAFLRYPDGPDGEKFFTKNPPPGTPAWVKTAEVPRHEGETARQVLIEDLATLMWAANLVVELHAPMWRAADGYGVADRLVFDLDPGEPATVVECCAVAVWLRQRLAEDGLRALPKTSGSKGIHLLAPLRPTGSAAATAYAKRIALEAERALPSLALHRMTRSLRPGKVFVDFSQNAAAKTTAAPYTPRARPEPAVSTPVTWAEIEGCDRPGQLAFRIEDIPARLARHGDLLAPLLDSDAAAALPA; from the coding sequence ATGTCGCCGATCGCGGAGGTGGAGGGGCGGCGTATCGCCCTGCGGAATCTGGACAAGATCATCCATCCGGCCACCGGCACCACCAAGGGCGAACTGCTGCACTACCTGGCGTCGACCGGCGCCGTGCTGCTCCCGCACCTGCGCGGCCGCCCCCTGGCGTTCCTGCGCTACCCGGACGGCCCCGACGGCGAGAAGTTCTTCACCAAGAACCCGCCGCCCGGTACGCCCGCCTGGGTGAAGACCGCCGAGGTCCCGCGCCACGAGGGCGAGACGGCCCGCCAGGTGCTGATCGAGGACCTGGCGACCCTGATGTGGGCCGCCAACCTCGTGGTGGAGCTCCACGCGCCGATGTGGCGCGCCGCCGACGGCTACGGCGTGGCCGACCGGCTCGTCTTCGACCTCGACCCCGGCGAGCCCGCCACCGTGGTCGAGTGCTGCGCCGTCGCCGTATGGCTGCGCCAACGGCTGGCGGAGGACGGCCTGCGCGCCCTGCCCAAGACCAGCGGCTCCAAGGGCATCCACCTCCTCGCCCCGCTCCGGCCGACCGGATCCGCCGCCGCCACCGCCTACGCCAAGCGGATCGCCCTGGAGGCGGAGCGGGCGCTGCCCAGCCTCGCCCTGCACCGCATGACGCGGTCGCTGCGGCCCGGCAAGGTCTTCGTCGACTTCAGCCAGAACGCCGCCGCCAAGACGACCGCCGCCCCCTACACGCCGCGCGCACGCCCCGAGCCCGCCGTCTCCACGCCCGTGACATGGGCCGAGATCGAGGGCTGCGACCGCCCGGGCCAACTCGCCTTCCGTATCGAGGACATCCCGGCCCGCCTCGCACGGCACGGGGACCTGCTGGCCCCGCTGCTCGACTCCGACGCCGCCGCCGCGCTCCCCGCGTGA
- a CDS encoding type I-E CRISPR-associated protein Cas6/Cse3/CasE, with product MLDLDARHPLAQRAVVDPRLMHRTVMSGFYGWAEPDGPDPRAQMGILTAWALDPRTNTVRVVVQSRVQPDWTSLPSRALAREATLLPVDMRVHRGDVLSFRTVVSPVRDRELWQDTPQGRRPTRLRVADTTARYAREWFAERLQPACGAPVGRDGVRRIGATGDPLAMTVRMLPKLTLGDCHRGRALARAEIRGTLTVTDPAAFTHALEAGIGPGRAYGAGLLLVRRRDGAPGAHGALA from the coding sequence GTGCTGGATCTGGACGCGCGCCATCCGCTCGCCCAACGCGCCGTTGTCGACCCCCGCCTCATGCACCGCACGGTCATGTCCGGCTTCTACGGCTGGGCCGAACCGGACGGCCCCGACCCCCGCGCCCAGATGGGCATCCTCACCGCCTGGGCCCTCGACCCGCGCACGAACACGGTGCGCGTCGTCGTCCAGTCCCGCGTACAGCCGGACTGGACGTCCCTCCCCAGTCGGGCGCTGGCCAGGGAGGCCACCCTGCTGCCCGTCGACATGCGCGTGCACCGGGGCGACGTCCTCTCCTTCCGCACGGTCGTCAGCCCGGTCCGCGACCGGGAGCTGTGGCAGGACACCCCGCAGGGCCGCCGCCCGACCCGCCTCCGGGTCGCGGACACCACCGCGAGGTACGCCCGCGAGTGGTTCGCCGAGCGCCTCCAGCCCGCCTGCGGCGCCCCCGTCGGCCGCGACGGCGTCCGCCGGATCGGCGCCACCGGCGACCCCTTGGCCATGACGGTCCGTATGCTCCCGAAGCTCACCCTCGGCGACTGCCACCGCGGCAGGGCACTCGCCCGCGCCGAGATCCGCGGCACCCTCACGGTCACCGACCCCGCGGCCTTCACCCACGCCCTGGAGGCGGGCATCGGCCCGGGACGGGCGTACGGGGCGGGACTGCTGCTCGTACGGCGGCGGGACGGGGCGCCGGGTGCGCACGGCGCGCTGGCGTGA
- a CDS encoding acyltransferase: MSTTTTATARTTATATEATTAQGKGLPPEGAPARSRAREIEGYRGLAALSTVLFHVWQQYFRYDADGAHPPVDNHFLGSLISLEVIDLFFVLSAYLLALSYARAAIDGGTTRPARSFLYRRVVRIVPLYFLAVMVVWSIRNPTLPGNWSDLFEHLTFTHVWDREQIFYTIGPTWSLSLEIMFYFALVVLGPLAVRACRRLERRAARVAVCAAGCLLLYVGPLVWIAVARYGFEVPHTDWPVYFGPQARFGGFAAGMGLAVLVTALKDRARVGTGAAWTLRLTAVAGAYGLSLLTTDPENAASTFFHPAASLLWAVLLFSTVHVRRPERRRGMLTSRWLTGVGLVSYSLFIWHEPVMLELDRAGLLPASQAGYPLATLIVLLVALPVAGLSYWVVEYPTGMLGKLKDYRGRPRDFYAEAKPAR; the protein is encoded by the coding sequence GTGAGCACCACCACCACTGCCACCGCCAGGACCACGGCGACGGCCACCGAGGCCACCACCGCGCAGGGCAAGGGCCTGCCGCCGGAGGGCGCTCCCGCCCGCAGCCGGGCCCGGGAGATCGAGGGCTACCGCGGGCTCGCCGCGCTGAGTACGGTCCTCTTCCACGTATGGCAGCAGTACTTCCGGTACGACGCGGACGGTGCCCACCCACCGGTGGACAACCACTTCCTCGGCTCGCTGATCTCCCTTGAGGTCATCGACCTGTTCTTCGTGCTGTCCGCCTACCTGCTGGCCCTGTCCTACGCGCGCGCGGCCATCGACGGGGGAACGACCCGGCCCGCCCGCTCGTTCCTGTACCGGCGGGTCGTCCGCATCGTGCCGCTGTACTTCCTGGCCGTCATGGTCGTCTGGTCGATCCGCAATCCGACCCTTCCCGGAAACTGGTCGGACCTGTTCGAGCACCTGACGTTCACCCACGTCTGGGACCGGGAGCAGATCTTCTACACCATCGGCCCGACCTGGTCGCTGTCCCTGGAGATCATGTTCTACTTCGCGCTCGTGGTGCTCGGACCGCTGGCGGTACGCGCCTGCCGGCGGCTGGAGCGGCGCGCCGCCCGGGTGGCCGTGTGCGCCGCGGGCTGCCTGCTGCTGTACGTCGGGCCGCTGGTGTGGATCGCCGTCGCGCGCTACGGGTTCGAGGTGCCGCACACCGACTGGCCCGTGTACTTCGGCCCGCAGGCCCGGTTCGGCGGGTTCGCGGCGGGCATGGGCCTGGCCGTCCTGGTGACCGCCCTGAAGGACCGGGCCCGGGTGGGCACGGGTGCGGCCTGGACGCTGCGGCTGACGGCCGTCGCGGGCGCGTACGGCCTGTCGCTGCTGACCACCGACCCGGAGAACGCCGCGTCGACGTTCTTCCACCCGGCCGCGTCCCTGCTGTGGGCGGTCCTGCTGTTCAGCACGGTCCACGTACGCCGACCGGAGCGCAGGCGCGGGATGCTGACCTCCCGCTGGCTCACCGGCGTCGGGCTGGTCAGCTACAGCCTGTTCATCTGGCACGAGCCGGTCATGCTCGAACTCGACAGGGCCGGACTGCTCCCGGCGAGCCAGGCGGGCTATCCGCTGGCCACGCTGATCGTGCTGCTGGTGGCGCTGCCCGTGGCGGGCTTGAGCTACTGGGTGGTGGAGTACCCGACCGGCATGCTCGGCAAGCTCAAGGACTACCGCGGCAGGCCGCGCGACTTCTACGCGGAGGCGAAACCGGCGCGGTGA
- a CDS encoding glycosyltransferase: protein MPGPRLDRLTTTLLSTGHEVRHAVPSQVTRQLQQAPPDAIVALDDDHVRGDVIREVRTDPAGQALPLLVVSAAPGPADVADILRHGADDCIPDTSDPVELSARIEAKLRRVPVPVENLLLDPRTGLYSEPHFRDELDRELGRPAAGRRGGVMALVAVAEMGALETRLGPRVRREVAERLAAVAEKLGSSCDRLGWDDEGRLLVLMPGIEEEAAQRGLERFAAAVAGTRFIVADENVRLTPAIGWTPLAGCADQAQAVRYAADAVAEAVSHRDLRPVRYEAWMRGTHRRPHAFGVAVRTVLNALSPVLVLLAGVALPFLLYTQTYAMGWDLGSAMYWVVVAGLLVSAVLIVLECLYALDATQRPDGPPRRPDGPAQPYPPASAVIAAYLPNEAATIVDTVESFLRLEYPGELEIVLAYNTPHPLPVEDTLRAMARRDPRLVLLPVSGSTSKAQNVNAAVTRIRGEMVGIFDADHHPAPKSFQHAWHWLSNGYDVVQGHCVVRNGDSSWVARMVAVEFESIYAVSHPGRTRLYGFGVFGGSNGFWRTDLLARTRMHGSMLTEDIDSTMRALAEGARFTVDRTLISRELAPTTVKQLWNQRSRWAQGWLQVSLKHLWRALRSPVFTARQKLGMFVLLGWREAQPWLTLQMLPILLYSVWKEGGPQNMDWAVPVCLLATLVTLSAGVVQAAFARRLAVPELRRKRGWFWRYLLVSTFFYSHFKNMLARHACLKEALGERQWRVTPRAAKAGDGA, encoded by the coding sequence ATGCCGGGCCCCCGGCTCGACCGGCTGACCACGACGCTGCTGTCCACCGGCCACGAGGTACGGCACGCCGTGCCCAGCCAGGTGACCCGCCAGCTCCAGCAGGCGCCCCCCGACGCCATCGTCGCCCTGGACGACGACCACGTCAGGGGCGATGTCATCCGCGAGGTCCGCACCGACCCCGCGGGCCAGGCCCTGCCGCTCCTCGTGGTCAGCGCCGCACCCGGACCCGCCGACGTCGCCGACATCCTGCGGCACGGGGCGGACGACTGCATTCCGGACACCTCCGACCCCGTCGAGCTGTCCGCCCGCATCGAGGCCAAGCTGCGCCGCGTACCGGTCCCGGTGGAGAACCTGCTCCTCGACCCCCGCACCGGCCTGTACTCCGAGCCCCACTTCCGGGACGAGCTCGACCGGGAGCTGGGCCGCCCCGCCGCGGGCCGCCGCGGCGGCGTGATGGCCCTGGTCGCCGTCGCCGAGATGGGCGCCCTGGAAACCCGGCTCGGACCCCGCGTGCGCCGGGAGGTCGCCGAGCGGCTGGCCGCGGTCGCCGAGAAGCTCGGCAGCTCCTGCGACCGGCTCGGCTGGGACGACGAGGGCCGGCTGCTCGTGCTGATGCCCGGGATCGAGGAGGAGGCGGCGCAGCGCGGCCTGGAGCGGTTCGCCGCCGCCGTCGCCGGGACCCGCTTCATCGTCGCCGACGAGAACGTGCGGCTGACCCCGGCCATCGGCTGGACCCCGCTGGCCGGCTGCGCGGACCAGGCCCAGGCCGTCCGCTACGCGGCCGACGCGGTGGCCGAGGCCGTCAGCCACCGGGATCTGCGCCCGGTCAGGTACGAGGCGTGGATGCGCGGGACGCACCGCCGCCCGCACGCCTTCGGGGTGGCCGTCCGGACCGTGCTGAACGCGCTCTCCCCGGTCCTGGTCCTGCTGGCCGGGGTTGCCCTGCCGTTCCTGCTCTACACGCAGACGTACGCGATGGGCTGGGACCTCGGCTCCGCCATGTACTGGGTGGTGGTCGCCGGCCTCCTGGTCTCCGCGGTGCTCATCGTGCTGGAGTGCCTGTACGCGCTCGACGCCACCCAGCGCCCCGACGGGCCCCCGCGACGCCCCGACGGGCCCGCGCAGCCGTACCCGCCGGCCAGCGCCGTCATCGCCGCGTACCTGCCGAACGAGGCCGCGACCATCGTCGACACCGTCGAGTCGTTCCTGCGCCTGGAGTACCCCGGCGAGCTGGAGATCGTGCTCGCCTACAACACGCCGCACCCGCTGCCGGTGGAGGACACCCTGCGCGCGATGGCGCGCCGCGACCCGCGCCTGGTCCTGCTCCCGGTGTCCGGCAGCACCTCCAAGGCCCAGAACGTCAACGCCGCCGTGACCCGAATACGCGGCGAGATGGTCGGCATCTTCGACGCCGACCACCACCCGGCCCCCAAGTCCTTCCAGCACGCCTGGCACTGGCTCTCCAACGGCTACGACGTCGTCCAGGGCCACTGCGTGGTCCGCAACGGCGACAGCTCCTGGGTGGCCAGGATGGTCGCGGTGGAGTTCGAGTCGATCTACGCGGTGAGCCACCCGGGCCGCACCCGGCTGTACGGATTCGGGGTCTTCGGCGGCTCGAACGGCTTCTGGCGCACCGATCTGCTCGCCCGCACCCGGATGCACGGATCGATGCTCACCGAGGACATCGACTCCACCATGCGCGCGCTGGCCGAGGGCGCCCGGTTCACCGTCGACCGCACGCTCATCTCCCGCGAACTGGCCCCCACCACCGTCAAGCAGCTGTGGAACCAGCGGTCCCGCTGGGCGCAGGGATGGCTCCAGGTCTCCCTCAAGCACCTGTGGCGGGCCCTGCGTTCGCCGGTGTTCACCGCGCGCCAGAAGCTGGGGATGTTCGTCCTGCTCGGCTGGCGCGAGGCGCAACCGTGGCTGACGCTCCAGATGCTGCCGATCCTGCTGTACTCGGTGTGGAAGGAGGGCGGGCCGCAGAACATGGACTGGGCGGTGCCCGTGTGCCTGCTGGCCACGCTGGTCACGCTGTCCGCCGGGGTGGTGCAGGCCGCGTTCGCCCGGCGGCTGGCCGTACCCGAACTGCGCAGGAAGCGCGGCTGGTTCTGGCGGTACCTGCTGGTGTCGACGTTCTTCTACAGCCACTTCAAGAACATGCTGGCGCGGCACGCCTGCCTCAAGGAGGCGCTGGGGGAGCGGCAGTGGCGGGTCACCCCGCGCGCGGCGAAGGCGGGGGACGGCGCGTGA